A region from the Pelobates fuscus isolate aPelFus1 chromosome 1, aPelFus1.pri, whole genome shotgun sequence genome encodes:
- the LOC134586115 gene encoding ecto-ADP-ribosyltransferase 5-like, translating to MPPGANFVVLTNSPILKAPKKAKRNAALNKDTSNPSKQSLPDNKSLRKVFPPRSLNQNAIAAMVLSTTAGDAPPASKWKTRKDCRTLFLKEYRTLDLAKVAFDDQYIGCREDMEQELNSNDILSKEKQKNKIFRRAWEGAETIWHTKKKATVLSSLPQGFEDNHGIALVAYSGFIRKHFNDALRLAGKSYQYYMEDFHFKSLHYYLTVAIQLLSGDSHSCQNLFYEDELGVMFEPSNGSDIVKFGQFLSPFLDDGTSYSNESFTLTSCFGVRIQNFSQYPLENTVVVPGYEVFYLENKGSMFSLNSTGKKCSNYNCAYVRGDKSRLSLDPCISGLSLERSTPKLPLDRKRDTSGSTGIMSSPRNIYLLIVLCLAAVYFLYTS from the exons ATGCCCCCTGGCGCCAATTTCGTGGTGCTAACCAACTCGCCAATCCTaaaggccccgaaaaaggccaaaaGGAATGCCGCCCTGAACAAAGACACCTCGAACCCATCAAAGCAG AGCCTGCCTGATAACAAAAGCCTTCGTAAGGTCTTCCCCCCGCGGAGCTTAAACCAAAACGCCATAGCCGCCATGGTCCTgtccactacagccggagacgcACCGCCCGCCAGCAAGTGGAAG ACACGCAAGGATTGCCGGACACTCTTTCTGAAG GAATATCGCACTTTGGACCTGGCAAAAGTGGCATTCGACGATCAGTATATTGGGTGCCGGGAAGATATGGAACAAGAGTTAAATTCTAACGACATTCTatctaaagaaaaacaaaaaaataaaatattcaggCGAGCATGGGAAGGAGCGGAAACCATCTGGCATACAAAAAAGAAAGCCACAGTATTGTCCAGCCTTCCCCAGGGATTCGAGGATAATCATGGAATCGCCTTAGTGGCCTACTCCGGATTTATCAGAAAACACTTTAATGATGCACTGAGATTGGCTGGGAAATCATATCAATATTATATGGAAGATTTTCATTTCAAAAGTCTTCACTATTACCTGACTGTTGCTATTCAGCTTCTATCAGGCGATAGCCATAGCTGCCAAAATCTCTTTTATGAAGATGAACTTGGGGTGATGTTTGAACCTTCAAATGGGTCAGACATTGTCAAATTTGGACAGTTTTTATCTCCATTCCTAGATGATGGAACTTCCTACAGCAACGAGAGCTTCACCCTTACAAGCTGCTTTGGGGTCCGCATCCAGAACTTCTCACAGTACCCTCTAGAAAACACGGTGGTGGTCCCAGGGTATGAAGTTTTCTACTTGGAGAATAAGGGGTCTATGTTTAGTCTAAATAGCACTGGGAAAAAATGCAGCAATTACAACTGTGCTTACGTGAGAG gtgaCAAATCTAGATTGTCATTGGATCCCTGCATTTCTGGATTGTCATTGGAACGCAGCACTCCTAAATTGCCATTGGATCGCAAAAGGGATACTTCAG GCTCCACAGGAATCATGTCCAGCCCAAGAAACATTTATCTTCTCATTGTATTGTGTCTGGCTGCCGTCTACTTCCTTTATACTTCTTAA